The proteins below come from a single Aegilops tauschii subsp. strangulata cultivar AL8/78 chromosome 6, Aet v6.0, whole genome shotgun sequence genomic window:
- the LOC109764581 gene encoding uncharacterized protein: MKTKREGKGGRDNHEEVRAFGTTGEGRSTINRRRRLTDGVREDDVACSVQGVATRFVRRGGSRGRGGSLRCYGLSGINRWPWRVAKREFDDERRAHQIEAALSVELSPGILGNIFDEIQLLEMFSPVKIYMLL; the protein is encoded by the exons ATGAAGACTAagagagaggggaaaggaggCAGGGATAACCACGAGGAGGTTCGTGCTTTCGGCACGACTGGAGAAGGCAGGAGCACAATTAATCGACGACGGCGGCTTACGGATGGTGTCAGAGAAGACGACGTCGCGTGCTCTGTGCAGGGCGTCGCAACTCGATTCGTTCGGCGTGGAGGATCAAGAGGGCGTGGAGGCTCTCTCAGATGCTACGGCTTGTCAGGGATAAACCGCTGGCCATGGCGCGTGGCGAAGAGGGAGTTCGATGATGAGCGGAGGGCGCACCAGATTGAGGCAG CCCTTTCAGTTGAGCTGAGTCCTGGTATCCTTGGAAACATTTTTGATGAAATCCAG CTGTTGGAGATGTTCTCACCGGTGAAGATCTATATGCT TTTATGA